Within the Pseudomonadota bacterium genome, the region AGGGCTCCCCAGCTCCTCGGCTCTCCACGCTAATGTCCTGTATCCGAAATCCCGCACATAATTCGCCGGCCCTTGACACCGCTCACGCCATCGATCGCCGTTTGGCCATCTCCTGGAAATAGCGATGCACTGCATCGAAATTGAACCGCAGCCTGCGTCGATTCGATGACCCGAGCGTCGCCAATTGCTCGCCGACTTATGTACGTAATCACGGATACAGGACACTAAGGCGTCGGGTCGGTTCACAATCGCGTTTCCCGCGGGTCCGCCATTCCCGCATATTCGACTGAGACCTTGACCCTACTAAAGCGGGTCCTGGCAACCGCAGTGCAGGCCAACCGTGCTCCGCCTCGCTTGCCATGAAGACCCCCCTCAACGTCGTACAAGCCCTTACCGGGCAAGGTGCTGCTGCGGCTGGGCAGCCGCCCGCTGCTCGCGTGCATGCTGGATCAGGTGCGCGCAGCGGATGCGTCGCCGTGCGGGCTAGTCGGTCGGCACCAGCATCTGGATCAGGACGAAGTGACCGCCTTGGGGGTCGTGGACGATGGCGAAGCGGGCGAAGTCCTTCATTTCGATCGTTGGACCGTCCTGGCTGCCGCCGAGGTTCTTGAGCCGCTCGAGGGAGGCGTCCAGGTCGCCGACGCTGAAGTAGACCGCCCAGTGGGGCGGCACCGGGCCCCACTCCTTTTGGATCTCGAGCATGCCGGCAGCCGGCCGCTCGCCGTTCTTGAAGCTGGTGTAGTCTTGACCGGTGGCACCTTTCTGCACCTCGGAGGTCCAGCCCAACAGGCTTTGATAGAAGTTCTTGGCAGCCGCAGTATCGGTGGTTTGGAGCTCGTTCCAGCTCCAGCAGCCCGGCTCGTTGACCAGCATGGTTCGGTCGTCTTCTTTGGGCTGCCATAGCGACAATACCGCCCCCTGAGGGTCCTTGATCACGGCCATGCGCCCGATGGTCATCACGTCAAAGGCCGGCTGCAGGATCTCGGCTCCGAGCTCCTTGGCGCGTGCCGCCGCTTGATCCGCGCTGTCGACCGCCACGTAGCTAGCCCAGTGGGGCGGCACGCCTTGACTGCGCATCTGCTCGTTCATGCCGTAGGCCCCGCACACGCTCTTGCCTTGCTTGAAGAACATGGTGTAGGTGCCTGCATCCCCTGCCGGCATGTCCTGCGCGGTCCAACCGAACAGCTCGCTGTAGAAGGCCTTTGCGGCCGCGGCGTCGGTGGTCGCCAGGTCGACCCAACAGAAACTGCCTGGAGTGTGCGTGCTCAGCTCAGCCATCTGAACGTGCCTCCTGTACTCTCGCCATAAGCGCATACAAAGCGCTCGTGATCAAGAGCCTTGTTGACCCTGTGCCCCAACCGTGGTCCAACGCAACGAGGCGATCCAGGTCCCGAAGTGCAAGGCCAGCAGCAGCGAGGCGCCCGAAACCCGGGCGCCGAGGGCGCGATCGCGCAGGCAGGCGTGAAGCCCGGCCAGGACCGCGCCCGGCCCGAGGACGGCGAGCACCGCTGCGGTCACGGCAACGCGCCCGCCCGCCACGAAGGCCGGATCGACGTCGCCGAGGGCGCGAATCACCACCGCCGCGCTGGAGATCGCGAGCACAGCCGTGGCCAACCCAAGCGCGAGGCGCGTGGCTTTGGGGCGGCCGTCCACGCCGCTTACCATGGCAGGCGAAAGCTCCAACATCCAGCGTGGCTGTCCAAACGCATCCTCGCTGATCAAAGCAGGTCGCCTGCGTGCTATGAGTGCCCGGCGTGACGCGTGCACTCGAGCGGTTGCTGCAGGGCCTGGAGCTACGGGAGCTCGAGCCCGATGTGTATCAGGGCCGCGCTGGCACGCCGCTCGGTCGCGGGCTCTTCGGGGGTCACGTGGCGGCTCAAGCCTTTATGGCGGCTGGCCGGAGCGTGCACGATGCTCATCCGCAGTCGCTGCACGCATACTTCTTGCGCGCAGGCGACGTGCAGCAGCCCATCCGCTACGAGGTGACGCGCAGCAAAGAAGGGCGCGCGTTCAAGGCGCGCACGGTGTGCGCGGTCCAGGGCGGTCAAGAGATCTTGAGCATGCTGGCGTCGTTTCATGTCGACGAGGTCGGGCCCGAGCATCAGGACTCGATGCCCCTCGCGAGCGATCCCGAAGACCTGCCCGCGCTGGCCGAGATTGCCGGCAGAGCGCCGGCACACTGGCCCGCGGAAATCGTACAACATCTTCAGCGTCCCCACCCCATCGAGCTGCGTTTCGACGAGCCTCGGGACCCGCTCGGCTCCCAGGACCGGGTGCCCCGCCAGCGCGTGTGGATCCGCACGAACGGTGCGCTTCCCGCAGATCCATTGCTGCATGCCGCCATGCTGGTTTATGCGTCGGACTTGACCCTGCTTGGAGCGGCTGTCCGCGCCCAGGGCCAACCCCTGTGGACTCGTGTGCTTCGCCTCGCCAGCCTGGACCACGCGTTGTGGTTTCACACGAGTCCGTGCTTCGACGGCTGGGTGCTCTACGATCAGCACAGTCCGGCCGCTGCCAGCGGGCGCGGCCTGGCGCTTGGGCGCATGTTTGCGAGCAACGGCCGGCTGCTCGCCAGCGTAGCGCAGGAAGGGCTGCTCAGACCGCGTCCGGGTTTTTCGGAAATGCGAGCGACGGACTAGCGAGGTTCATGAGTGAGACCCGTTTTTTGTAGCTGCCAACTCCGGACCGGAACGTGTGATCCGTGGTAGTACTGTCCTGGCTCCCTGATTTCGTACATGAGGCACGATCACGATCACGACCACGACTACGACTACGACTACGACTACGACTACGACTACGACTACGACTACGACTACGACTACGACTACGACTACGACCACGACTACGACCACGACTACGACTACGATGTGTGATCGTTCTCCTGGTACATGGATGCAGGTGTGTAGCAAGCAGGCAGGTAAGTCGAATGCAACATCCTCAGACAAGCAGGCGGCTAGCTGGCCGCCAAGCCCTGATCACCGCGGCGGGTCAGGGGATCGGGCGGGCGATTGCCACGGCCTTCGCGAGCGAGGGGGCCGACGTACTGGCCACGGACATCGACCAGGCGGCTTTGACGCAGCTTGACGGCTGCCGGACCCGCATCCTCGATGTTACCGATGGCGCGGCCGTCCAAGGGCTCGCCTCCGAGCTCGAGACGCTGCACCTGCTCGTCAACTGCGCCGGCTTCGTGCACAGCGGCACGATCCTGGACTGCGACGAGAAGGCATGGGATTTTTCCTTCAACGTCAACGTCAAAGGCATGTACCTGGTCACCCGCGCCTTGCTGCCCAAGATGCTTGCCTCCGGCGGCGGCTCGATCATCAACCTTTCATCCGTGGCGAGCTCGATCAAAGGCGTGCCGAACCGTTTCGCGTACGGCAGCAGCAAGGCGGCCATCGTCGGGTTGACCAAGGCCGTTGCGGCCGATTACGTCGCGCAGGGGATTCGCTGCAACGCGATCTGCCCCGGCACGGTGCAGTCCCCCTCGCTCGAGGCGCGGCTGGCAGCGACCGGGGACTACGAAAAAGCACGGGCCGATTTCGTGGCCCGCCAGCCCATGGGTCGGATCGGTCGGCCCGAGGAGATCGCGGAGCTCGCGGTCTACTTGGCGTCCGATTTGTCGGCCTACGCCACGGGTCAGAACTTCGTTATCGATGGAGGTTGGACGGCATGAAACTGCTACGCTTCGGTCCTGCTGGTCAGGAAAAACCGGGAATCCTCGACGGCGAGGGCGGCATTCGGGACCTGTCGGCCATCGTGGATGACATCGCTGGAGCGCAGCTGACGCGGCAAGGGTTGGCGCGCCTTGCCGAGGTGAGGCCCGAGGAGCTACCCAAGGTGGGCGCAGACGTGCGCATTGGACCGTGCGTCGGCCGCGTGGGCAAGTTCATCTGCATCGGCTTGAACTACCGGGACCACGCCAGGGAGTCCAACTTGGAGCTGCCGAGCGAGCCGGTGGTCTTCGCCAAGTGGACCAGCGCGATTTGTGGTCCCAACGACACCGTCATCAAGCCCCGGGGCAGCACGAAACTGGATTGGGAGGTGGAGCTCGGCGTGGTGATCGGGGACGGGGGCGGCTACATCGACGAGCGCGACGCAGGCAAGCATATCGCCGGCTACTGCGTAATCAACGACGTTTCGGAGCGTAACTTTCAGCTAGAGCGGGGAGGGCAGTGGGACAAGGGCAAGGGGTCAGACCACTTCGGACCCATCGGCCCTTGGCTCGTCACCCATGACGAGATCGGCGACGACCCCTCGTTACCGCTCTGGCTCGAAGTCAACGGGCGGCGATTTCAGTCGAGCAATACCAACAATATGGAGTTTCAACCGAACTTCATCGTCCATTACCTCAGTCAGTTCATGAGCCTGCAACCGGGCGATGTAATCTCGACAGGCACGCCTGCCGGCGTGGGGCTGGGGCAGGATCCTCCCATCTATCTGAACCCCGGCGATACGATGCGGTTGGGAATCGAGGGCCTCGGCATGCAGGAGCAGACGGTCAGCAGTGCAGACTAGGAACCAGGAACCAGGGAATCCGGTCTTGAAGACGCTCCCACATGCACCGGTAGCCCTGTCGCTGGCCGCGGCGATGGCTGCCACCGCCTGCGGCGCAAGCAAGGCGCCGGCAGGCAAGCGGGGCGGCACCGGCGAGGTAGACAAGGAGCTTGCGCCTTTGGGTGTGCCCTACCTGGCGGCGGGGGGCGCGCACGTGTGCGGGGTTACATCGAAGGGAGCGCTGTACTGCTGGGGCAAGCACGCAAAGCAGGCTCCGAAGGCACGCTTCCGGGCGGTCGCAGCCGGCTTCGAGCACACGTGTGGCACGCGTACGGAGCCCGGCCGTGCAGGGCAGGTGCAGTGCTGGGGAGCCGAGGGCAAGTCATGGGCCACGGCTCCCCCGGGCGTGTACGTGCAGCTAGCGGCAGGTCGCCGGCACACCTGCGGCCTTCGCAAGAGCGGTCGCATTCGCTGCTGGGGCAGCAACGACCGGCGCCAGTCCGAGCCACCCGCCGGCAAGTTCAAGTCCCTCAGCGCCGGCAAGAATCACAATTGCGCTATCGACATGGAGGATACGATCCAGTGTTGGGGGGCGGACAAGAAGGGACAGGTTAGCGGCTCTCCCCACGGCAAGTACGTGCGAGTAGCGTCCGGCGGCGATACGAGCTGCGCCATCGCGCGCACCGGTGCCGTCGACTGCTGGGGCGCCTCCGACGAAGCGCAAACCGGCGCGCCCGAGGAGCGCTTTCGGCAGGTCACGCTCGGCCTGGCGCACGGCTGCGGGATCACGGCGGAGTACAAGGCGCGCTGTTGGGGTGCCAACGACGAGGGGCAGGCTGCGGCTCCCAAGGGGGAGTACCTGCAGCTTTCAGCCGGCTGGTCGCACACCTGCGGTATCGAACGGCGTTCGGGCGAGGTCCGATGCTGGGGCAACGACTTCTGGGGCGAGACCACGCCGCACGCCAAATTCGCCAAAGTCGAGGTGCCCAAGCCCAAGGCCAGCGTCAAGCTGCCCAAGCTCAAGCGCACCAAGACGGCTGCCGCCGGCGATTCCGAATCGAGCGCAGCCGTGCAGGCCAGCCTCGCGGTAGTGGACGAAGCTTTCGGCGGCAAGGGGCGAGCGAGCAAGCCGGCCAAGAAGCGCAAGCACAAGGGCAAGCGCAAGCGCACGAGCAAGCGCTGACGCGTTATCCGGACGGCGTCAGCTTGCGCAGCTCGTCAAAGCGCTCCTCGATCGTCTCAACGAGACGAAACTGGGCTCGGCAGCGGTCGCGGTTGTGATGCGGTCGCTTGGTCTTGAAATAGATGTCGCCGTCGAGGTAATCGGTCAGGAACCGCATACCGATCTCGAGCGTGATCAGCTGGCCCGCGAACGGGAACAGCTCGCGCTCGAGCGGCGTAAGCAGGGCACCCATGGCTTCGCTATAGCCTCGCGCAAGCGCCTCGTAGAAGGAAGGACGCACGAACACGCGCTCGAGCCGTGTTTCGTCCTCGGGTGTCGCACTCGTGATGGTGCGGACCATATCGCCGAAATCGTACAGCAGCGAGCCCGGCATGACCGTGTCGAGATCCACCACGCACACGCCCTCGTGGCTCGCCTCGTCGATCAGCACGTTGTTGAGCTTGGTGTCGTTGTGGGTGATACGGAGCGGAAGATCACCGGATGCCAGTGCGTCCGTCAATCTCGCCATCAACCCGGCGCGCTGGTGCGCGAAATCGAGCTCCTCGCTGACGGATCCGGCGCGCCCGTGCAAATCCGCGCGGGCTGACTCGCACATGCGTGCGTAGCGGGTTGGCGTATGATGAAAGCCCGCGATGGTCTCGTGCAACTCGGTCGCATCCAGGTCAGCCAGAGAAAGGACGAAGCGGCCGAATGCGCTCGAGGCCTGATACGCGAGCTCGGGCGTTTCAGGAAACTCGTACGTCAGCGCGCGGTCGACGAACAGGTAGGTGCGCCAGGCCTCACCGTCGATCAGCGCATGGGAGCCGCCCTGGCGCGCGGGCACGATGGTCAGCGTCCGTCGTTCGACGTCACGCGCCCCCCCGCGCCGCAGGCTGGCCGCGGCGTGGCCGGTGACCCGTGCGATGTTTTCCATCAGCAGGTCGATACGCGGGAACACGCGCTGACTTATGCGCTGGTGAATGTACGACACGCGCTCGCCTGCGCGCTCGTATTGGGCCAAGAAGGTGTCGTTGATGTGGCCGTTGCCATAGGGTGCCATGGAGATCGGCCGGGCAGCGATGTCGAAGTGACATGCAACGGACTCGAGCGAGCGTTGTTGCGTCACCGAATGCTCGCCTCGGACCACAACTGCCGGGGATAGCGACCGGCCGCTACGAGCCGGCGGAGCGCCTCTTGCAGCGTGCGCTTGTCGCCGGCGTAGGTGACGCCGTGCCACCTGTCACTCGTCGCCAAGACCTCGACCTGCAGCTTCTGCTCCCGGATGAGCTCATCGACGCACGAGGGCAGATAATACTCCGCACTCAGGCGCCGATCGTTCGGCAGCGTGGTGACGAACGAGATCAGGAGCCGCTCGATGTGGCCGAAGATGCCGGGAAAGAAAGCCCAGATGTTCATGGATACCGGCTCGTCGCCGCGGAGCTGCCGCCGGCCGCCGTCCGGATCGAATTGCCGGGGCCCCTCAGCCGTGTTTCGGATGTCCGTGAGCTCCTCGATACCCTCCAAACGACCTTCGCTGTCGCGGCGACACACGCCCCTCGCAACTCCCCCGTGCGGCGAAAGGGTGTGCTCCAGCCGGAAGCCAACCAGGGCTGCCCGAAGCGTCGCATCGGCGGCGTCGACCCGGTTGAAGAACGCGGCAAGCTGGCGAAACGCTTCGAGGCCGTAAAAATCGTCTGCGTTGACCACGGCGAATGGCGTGTCGATGTGCTTGCGGGCCGACCAGACGGCATGTGTCGTGCCCCACGGTTTGCTGCGGTCGGGCACCGCGGGGCAGGGGCCCGGAAGGTCGTCAACGGCCTGAATCGCGCACTCGATGGGCACCCGGCGACCGAACCGCGCATCCATCCTGGCACGGAAGTCAGCGGCGAAATCCCTACGCACGACAAACACCACCTTGCCGAAGCCGCAACGTAGGGCATCGAACACCGAATACTCCAGGACCGTCTCGCCTCCCTCACCCATCGGGTCGAGCTGCTTGAGCCCGCCGTAGCGACTGCCGAGGCCGGCAGCCAGCACCAGCAATGTCGGTCGTCGGGTCACCTTTTGGGCCTCATCCATGCAGCGCCCATATGTAGACGGTAACTTCCAAGATGCAAGCGCGGCGAGTCACCAACGCCGTAAGGGCGGCGCCATCTCTCAGTTTGCCATCGCTAGAATCGTGAACTGCGCATCGGCCGCGCCCCCATTCGAATGGAAGCACAGCACCCGGACCACGAGGTCGCCGCGGCGGCTCCAGTGGCCCACCTTGCAGTAGTTATCCCCTGGTCCATAGGCGGTTACTTGGACCGTGCTGCCGCGTTGCTTGTTTTGGGCGAGACGGGGGAAGGTCACATCGTAGACGCCCAGGCCGTTGCGGCGGATCTGGACCGGGCCGCCCTGGTTGTGGGAGTAGGTCTGATCGGCGGGATAGCTCGCCGTGCCCGGCCTCGAGGCCCATGCGTACGCCATGCGCGGGCCGGTGCCGCCTGCGAGCGCCAACACGGTGTACTGCGAGTCCCTCGGTCGTCCGCGCCGGCCGAAGCAACCGACGGACACCACGAGGTCGCTGCCGTGTGAGCTCCAGTGTAACACCTTGCAGTATGTTGCCCCACTGCCGTAGCTCGTTACCTGTACGTTGCTGCGCCGGCGCGCGACTCCGGCGAAGGTCACGTCGTAGCGTCCTTGGCTGCGGCGCTGAATGTGGATGCGGCCGTTGGGATTGTTGGAGTACGTGGGGTCGGGGGTGTAGCTTGGTGCAGTGGGGTTGTTGGCCCACACGTAGGCGCGTACGGCGGCTTGGGCTTCGGACGGCGCGAACGCCGCTCCCGCTACCAGAATCAATACTGCTGACAGGAGGCTGTTGTCGATCTTGGCTGTCATGGTTCTTTCCTTTCCAGGACCTGCGCGACGGCTCCAGCTGCACGGCGAGCTTCGTCGCAGGCCAGATCATAAACGGGTGGCGCTGGTCGTGAACAGCCCCAAGCGTGCCGTCCGGAACGAGGCCGCGCGCTTCATGGCGTCGCGGGGGAATGCCAGAGCCGGCGCGCCCGCAGAAAGGACCGGAGGAATAGCAGCGCTATCTTGAGGATTCTCTCGAGGACGAAAGCGGCTCTGGCGCCGTTGTGGACAGGAACCTCGCTACCTGGACGCGGGCATCGTTGTAGCAAGCACCGCGTCCCAGATCGGCCTCGCCATCTGGACACAGCGCGTTGGCCGTGAGGCCGTTGGCTGTGTGCTTGCGCCAAAGCCCCTTGGGCAACGCCACCGTCCCGGGACGGATCGCATCGGTCACCCGAGCCAAGCATAGGACCTGTGTGTGTGCGTTGAATACGCGAACGGTGCTTCCCGTGCTGATGCCGCGGCTGGCCGCGTCGGTGGGGTGAATCTCGGCGCGGGCCTGCCGCTGCCGCAGCTGTCCGAAGGTGGAGGACACCGTGTGGGACGGGGCCGGCGAGATGAGCGCGAGCGGGTAGTCCGGCGTGGCGGGATCCGGCTGAAAGGTGTACAGGCCGGCAGGGGTCTGCTGGTCGAGGTGCTGTGGACACAGCTCGATCGCGCCGCTGGCGGTAAGTGGTCGCGTGTCGAGCATCTGAATCGGCGCGGCCACTTGCGGCGCCGCCATGCCTTGGGCGGCCAGCTCCGCGCGCAGCCGTTGGGCGTCCTGCGCGCTATCCAGAACCGCCGCGCACAGTTCATCCGATGTGCGCGGATCGTCCGGTTTGGATAGTCCGAGTCGGTCGCACAGCTCCAGGAAGACCTCGTAGTTCGGCCGGGCCTGGCCAACAGGTTTCGCTGCCGGCGGCGAGTCAAACAGCCTCATGGCACCGTAGCCGTTTTGCAGCTCTCGGTGCTCCAAGAACGTGGTGGCAGGGAGCACCACGTCCGCGTACCTGGCCGTATCGGTCATGACCTGATCGTAGACGACGCTGAAGAGATGCTCGGATGCCAGACCGGCGATCACCCGCGCCTGCTCCGGTGCGGTGGCCACCGGATTGCAGTTGTATACGAACAGCAGCCGAATGGGAGGGTCGCGTAGCTCGGCGAGCGCGCGGCCGAGCTGCGACATGTTGACTTCGCGTGTAGCGGGCTCGGGCTCGGACACGGCGGTTTCCGAGCTCAGGCCAAAGGCGCGGCTGTTGGACATGGTGAAGCCTCCGCCGCGGACTCCGAATTTGCCTGCGACCGCGGGTAGGCTCAGGATGGCTGCCGCGGCGCTGCCGCCATTGCGGTTGCGCTCGACACCCCAGCCACACCGAATCACCGCGGGCGCGCTGTTGGCGTACAGCGCTGCAAGGGCTTCAACCTGCCTCTCGGCGAGGTTGCAGACCTGCGCCGCCCGGGCGATCGGCCACAGCGAGGCGCGCGCTCGAAGACGTTGCGCACCGAGCGCGTTGGCAGCGAGGAAGGGCCGGTCCGCGCGCCCGTTCGTAAACAGCCAATCGATGAGCGCGAGCGCGAGCGGCAGGTCGGTGCCCACCCGTGGAGCCAGATGCAGGTCTGCGCGCTTCGCCAGGGGGATCTGGCGGGGATCGATCACCACCAGCTTGGCGCCACGCCGCTGGGCCTCGCGTACGATAGGCACGAGGTGAATGCCCGTGGCCGAGGGATTGCATCCCCAAACGATGATCAGCTCGGCGTGCACGTAATCCTCGAGCGCAACTCCGGGCATGGCGCCATAAAGGCCCGTGGCCGCGCTGCTGGTGGGCTTGGCGCAGAAGGTCTCGAGCAGTCGGCTGGCCCTGAGCCTGCGAAACAAGCGCGCGTCCACGCAGCCGTGCGTCAGCCTTCCGTTCGAGCCCCCGTAGGCGAAGGGGAGAATCGCCTCCCCCCCGTGCTCGTCGCGCACGCGCGCCAGCTCGCTGCTCACCCGGTGCAAGGCATCGTCCCAGGTCGTCTCACGAAACCGGCCGTCGCCTTTGTTGCCCGTGCGGAGCAGCGGGGCGGCGATGCGATCCGACCCGTACATGTGCTCGTCGAAACGCCGCACCTTGCCGCAGATGAACGAGCGGGTCAGCGGATTGAGCGCGCTGCCGTCCAATCCGAGCACGCGACCGTTATCGGTGACGACGTTCAGGCTGCACATATCGGGACAATCGAGCGGGCAAGCCGAGCGAGCGGTCTGTGCGTTCGCGGCCACCGGCACTAGCGATCGAGGCCTCGCAAGGCCCTTGTTGCCGCTGCGTTGTCGGGGTCGAGCTCCAGGGCTCGCTCGTAGGCGTGCCGCGCGCGAGCGCGATCCCTTGCCGCCAGGTAGGCACGCCCCAAGGCGGCGTGGAAGCCCGAGCGGTAAGGCGCCAGCTCCACGGCCCGCGTATAGGCCTCGGTCGCCGCGTGTACGTTGCCCAGAGCGAGCTCCGCAGCGCCCAATCCGGCATAGCTGCCGGGATGATCGGGTGCCTGTCCGGTGGCCTCTCGATACAGTCGCGCGGCCTCCCGGTAGCGGCGCGCCTGATAGCGCTTGCGGGCCCGGGCGCGCAGCTGTGCCGCCGGTCCCTCTTCGTGTTCGCCCGCCGTGGGTTGCGAAGCCGAGGGGTGCGCTCGGCGTTCGCGCTGCCTCGGATGCGTGGCTTCGGTCGGTCCCTGGCTTGTCCGTTCGGCCCCATGCGGGCGGCGAGGCTCGTGAACAACCGGCGCAGCGCGGGCTCGCTCGCGAGGGTCGGGACCGCCTGCAGGCCCAGATGCCTTCTCCAGGGCGTCTTCGCCCAGTTGCGCCTTGCGGATCACGGTGTCGTTGCCGCCCGTTTGCGTCTGGCCCGCTGCAGGTTGGCCCTCGCTTGGTTGCCTTGCCCGATGCGGTTCGCTTCGCTTCGTTAGCAGCAACACGCCAAGCGCCGCGGCCACGACGCCGGCGGCTGCCACGACCACCAGACGGGAAACCGGCAGCCCAAGGCGCGCCGCGAGGTTCGCGATCGGAAACAAAGGCCGCTCGGCGGGGGGCACGCCAACGCTCGCGTGAGCGGCTTCGATCTTGCCGGGTTGCAGCGCGCGGCTGCTTCCGGGCTCCGGACGCATGGCGGCCGCCGCATATACCTCGGTCGCGGCATCCGGATGGACCTCCCGCCGAGGATCCAGGCGCCGGGCTAGCGGCAT harbors:
- a CDS encoding VOC family protein encodes the protein MAELSTHTPGSFCWVDLATTDAAAAKAFYSELFGWTAQDMPAGDAGTYTMFFKQGKSVCGAYGMNEQMRSQGVPPHWASYVAVDSADQAAARAKELGAEILQPAFDVMTIGRMAVIKDPQGAVLSLWQPKEDDRTMLVNEPGCWSWNELQTTDTAAAKNFYQSLLGWTSEVQKGATGQDYTSFKNGERPAAGMLEIQKEWGPVPPHWAVYFSVGDLDASLERLKNLGGSQDGPTIEMKDFARFAIVHDPQGGHFVLIQMLVPTD
- a CDS encoding acyl-CoA thioesterase II is translated as MTRALERLLQGLELRELEPDVYQGRAGTPLGRGLFGGHVAAQAFMAAGRSVHDAHPQSLHAYFLRAGDVQQPIRYEVTRSKEGRAFKARTVCAVQGGQEILSMLASFHVDEVGPEHQDSMPLASDPEDLPALAEIAGRAPAHWPAEIVQHLQRPHPIELRFDEPRDPLGSQDRVPRQRVWIRTNGALPADPLLHAAMLVYASDLTLLGAAVRAQGQPLWTRVLRLASLDHALWFHTSPCFDGWVLYDQHSPAAASGRGLALGRMFASNGRLLASVAQEGLLRPRPGFSEMRATD
- a CDS encoding SDR family oxidoreductase — protein: MQHPQTSRRLAGRQALITAAGQGIGRAIATAFASEGADVLATDIDQAALTQLDGCRTRILDVTDGAAVQGLASELETLHLLVNCAGFVHSGTILDCDEKAWDFSFNVNVKGMYLVTRALLPKMLASGGGSIINLSSVASSIKGVPNRFAYGSSKAAIVGLTKAVAADYVAQGIRCNAICPGTVQSPSLEARLAATGDYEKARADFVARQPMGRIGRPEEIAELAVYLASDLSAYATGQNFVIDGGWTA
- a CDS encoding fumarylacetoacetate hydrolase family protein; translated protein: MKLLRFGPAGQEKPGILDGEGGIRDLSAIVDDIAGAQLTRQGLARLAEVRPEELPKVGADVRIGPCVGRVGKFICIGLNYRDHARESNLELPSEPVVFAKWTSAICGPNDTVIKPRGSTKLDWEVELGVVIGDGGGYIDERDAGKHIAGYCVINDVSERNFQLERGGQWDKGKGSDHFGPIGPWLVTHDEIGDDPSLPLWLEVNGRRFQSSNTNNMEFQPNFIVHYLSQFMSLQPGDVISTGTPAGVGLGQDPPIYLNPGDTMRLGIEGLGMQEQTVSSAD
- a CDS encoding aminoglycoside phosphotransferase family protein, with translation MTQQRSLESVACHFDIAARPISMAPYGNGHINDTFLAQYERAGERVSYIHQRISQRVFPRIDLLMENIARVTGHAAASLRRGGARDVERRTLTIVPARQGGSHALIDGEAWRTYLFVDRALTYEFPETPELAYQASSAFGRFVLSLADLDATELHETIAGFHHTPTRYARMCESARADLHGRAGSVSEELDFAHQRAGLMARLTDALASGDLPLRITHNDTKLNNVLIDEASHEGVCVVDLDTVMPGSLLYDFGDMVRTITSATPEDETRLERVFVRPSFYEALARGYSEAMGALLTPLERELFPFAGQLITLEIGMRFLTDYLDGDIYFKTKRPHHNRDRCRAQFRLVETIEERFDELRKLTPSG
- a CDS encoding NTP transferase domain-containing protein codes for the protein MDEAQKVTRRPTLLVLAAGLGSRYGGLKQLDPMGEGGETVLEYSVFDALRCGFGKVVFVVRRDFAADFRARMDARFGRRVPIECAIQAVDDLPGPCPAVPDRSKPWGTTHAVWSARKHIDTPFAVVNADDFYGLEAFRQLAAFFNRVDAADATLRAALVGFRLEHTLSPHGGVARGVCRRDSEGRLEGIEELTDIRNTAEGPRQFDPDGGRRQLRGDEPVSMNIWAFFPGIFGHIERLLISFVTTLPNDRRLSAEYYLPSCVDELIREQKLQVEVLATSDRWHGVTYAGDKRTLQEALRRLVAAGRYPRQLWSEASIR
- a CDS encoding molybdopterin-dependent oxidoreductase, coding for MPVAANAQTARSACPLDCPDMCSLNVVTDNGRVLGLDGSALNPLTRSFICGKVRRFDEHMYGSDRIAAPLLRTGNKGDGRFRETTWDDALHRVSSELARVRDEHGGEAILPFAYGGSNGRLTHGCVDARLFRRLRASRLLETFCAKPTSSAATGLYGAMPGVALEDYVHAELIIVWGCNPSATGIHLVPIVREAQRRGAKLVVIDPRQIPLAKRADLHLAPRVGTDLPLALALIDWLFTNGRADRPFLAANALGAQRLRARASLWPIARAAQVCNLAERQVEALAALYANSAPAVIRCGWGVERNRNGGSAAAAILSLPAVAGKFGVRGGGFTMSNSRAFGLSSETAVSEPEPATREVNMSQLGRALAELRDPPIRLLFVYNCNPVATAPEQARVIAGLASEHLFSVVYDQVMTDTARYADVVLPATTFLEHRELQNGYGAMRLFDSPPAAKPVGQARPNYEVFLELCDRLGLSKPDDPRTSDELCAAVLDSAQDAQRLRAELAAQGMAAPQVAAPIQMLDTRPLTASGAIELCPQHLDQQTPAGLYTFQPDPATPDYPLALISPAPSHTVSSTFGQLRQRQARAEIHPTDAASRGISTGSTVRVFNAHTQVLCLARVTDAIRPGTVALPKGLWRKHTANGLTANALCPDGEADLGRGACYNDARVQVARFLSTTAPEPLSSSRESSR
- a CDS encoding tetratricopeptide repeat protein, whose amino-acid sequence is MSRRGPAPPGPPASTSPNRTEVLEAADIQVVGDAGEQTACPQQDTAPHRIAALKTEVLDAADIHVVGDAGAPRAPNRTEVLEAADIQVVGQAAPHKDAAPKAEKLEAGEGRGVGASPQATAMPLARRLDPRREVHPDAATEVYAAAAMRPEPGSSRALQPGKIEAAHASVGVPPAERPLFPIANLAARLGLPVSRLVVVAAAGVVAAALGVLLLTKRSEPHRARQPSEGQPAAGQTQTGGNDTVIRKAQLGEDALEKASGPAGGPDPRERARAAPVVHEPRRPHGAERTSQGPTEATHPRQRERRAHPSASQPTAGEHEEGPAAQLRARARKRYQARRYREAARLYREATGQAPDHPGSYAGLGAAELALGNVHAATEAYTRAVELAPYRSGFHAALGRAYLAARDRARARHAYERALELDPDNAAATRALRGLDR